The following are encoded together in the Theileria orientalis strain Shintoku DNA, chromosome 1, complete genome genome:
- a CDS encoding cytochrome C oxidase subunit 2a → MASTSRLSKFIYRSSFNVLFKNNFPKGNITPQPQPGLFCSKFSQSTRFITTSRSLFSAEKGVNELKSDKSEGSVSADLSKGKHFSHISETFSQGKYKGAGLPKPVGPPDDLPSIEFGKPTGMYNFVRHQHGDPRGHLKEDGRFNEKYATDGFHWYDAYTDVPKQKRTIVNGEAMIMGVETRPMEELFGLEQTNVPLYHRRKFLTWSNHSYILRAEFCFFWIPTFIIFSLALPCYTMLYMMDEAVYTTMTVKVIGHQWYWVYEVESPPAE, encoded by the coding sequence ATGGCTTCGACTTCCAGGCtttccaaatttatatatcgATCTTCCTTCAAcgttttattcaaaaataATTTCCCAAAGGGTAACATTACACCCCAACCTCAACCAGGGCTATTTTGCAGTAAATTTTCACAAAGTACAAGATTTATTACAACCTCACGTTCATTATTTTCAGCCGAAAAGGGAGTAAATGAATTAAAGTCCGATAAATCAGAAGGAAGTGTGTCTGCAGATTTAAGTAAAGGAAAGCATTTTAGTCACATCAGTGAAACCTTTTCACAGGGGAAATATAAAGGAGCTGGATTGCCGAAACCAGTGGGCCCACCAGACGATTTGCCATCAATTGAATTCGGAAAGCCCACGGGAATGTACAACTTCGTCAGACACCAACACGGAGATCCCAGAGGAcacctgaaggaggacggAAGATTTAACGAAAAGTACGCAACTGACGGGTTTCACTGGTACGACGCATACACAGACGTGCCGAAGCAGAAGAGAACAATAGTCAACGGAGAGGCGATGATCATGGGAGTGGAAACGAGACCGATGGAGGAGCTGTTCGGACTAGAACAAACAAATGTGCCGCTGTACCATAGAAGGAAGTTCCTGACATGGTCGAACCACTCGTACATCCTGAGGGCGGAGTTCTGCTTTTTCTGGATACCAACGTTCATTATATTCAGCCTGGCCTTGCCATGCTATACAATGCTCTACATGATGGACGAAGCAGTGTACACAACAATGACAGTAAAAGTAATAGGACATCAGTGGTACTGGGTATACGAAGTTGAATCTCCACCAGCGGAATGA
- a CDS encoding uncharacterized protein (ISC system FeS cluster assembly, IscX family protein) — MRCQAVLTRCSNVIFIPVSFKATLCLPRLYLSLKVMSLNGYRQGCCKTVDSISYGFDRNLLQDVNFALTRHLSYSASRATKSKVTWDDHEDISELLFEKHKTLNPLSLRFTDLHEMVKEVVRSSYALDISGECSEGALERIQMSWLELYEQD, encoded by the coding sequence ATGAGATGTCAAGCCGTTTTAACTCGTTGCTCCAATGTGATTTTTATTCCTGTCAGTTTTAAGGCTACCTTGTGTTTACCAAGGCTCTATTTGTCCCTAAAGGTTATGAGTTTGAACGGATATCGCCAAGGATGCTGTAAGACCGTGGACTCTATTTCTTACGGATTTGACAGAAATTTACTCCAGGATGTTAACTTTGCCTTGACGAGGCACCTATCGTATTCAGCTTCCAGGGCTACCAAGAGCAAGGTCACCTGGGACGACCATGAGGATATTTCTGAGCTGTTGTTTGAGAAACATAAGACACTCAACCCTCTGAGCCTGAGGTTCACGGACCTACATGAAATGGTCAAGGAGGTGGTCAGGAGCAGCTACGCTCTTGACATTTCTGGCGAGTGCTCCGAGGGCGCCCTCGAGAGGATTCAGATGAGCTGGTTGGAACTCTATGAGCAGGATTAG
- a CDS encoding heat shock protein 70: MEDKEGEKEKENPDSMPGLMTRGRLQKLQGITNPKPTNRRYLEDEFITPKAKAQMQKGESHPYGKVMGKWVPRPIWPPGQMMRMGNPQKIMPNNQNYMITPYQQQMAHQLAQQMSQMPPQMTHMTMPQPGMPVPPNKMQTQHGMQTLSPKMAQMMPMMMRPGTYGPKGHQQGQPMPKSMRPVPVMPGMQNMNPMMYAQMMQRMAQKSPPYVRNAMIKAKMTKTSVSPKNMETFLNDNSSRDEKIDLNEQLREEIKKILNQELDRINDLYTDRVNFEKKGEVNLLSKKELNGIKENSNNSREAEEKEEVKRPFTYVNEDEIVEVLIERFKQVLEVLWSETKKCHEYSLDETYIKLSTMIKAEEEENNTPRSRKRGKKKTKPELVVTRNYSSLKTLFMKRDQIEKLMASYRTASRTTGGNNYFTFSSFNTGPIHNEGETVNEGEEEDLFLKKAMEYADVASNQKNLANIVTALDFRAALAGDSLLEYLPGVFRETLMEAVSYLHFDLGTPPPMSPKMSKQEPEQDAVLNKVYDTLQSFQNSDTPPKQAPMMPGFAPFVQNFGAFNPDERMKEMMAGAAQAKRPFNVPPGMPMFPGVQPMHRSVPGGMPPSLSPSLRPNMPPTMPPNMQPNMPPNMPPNMAPNMVPGMPPGMQNLPVGAGKGVQLQPGPKGFSIPPGMMPPQMVMPNMMPPHMANNQFYKE, translated from the coding sequence atggaagataaggaaggagaaaaggaaaaggaaaaccCAGATTCCATGCCAGGCCTGATGACAAGGGGAAGGCTACAGAAACTACAAGGAATAACAAACCCAAAACCAACAAATAGAAGATACCTGGAAGATGAATTCATTACGCCCAAAGCAAAAGCACAAATGCAAAAGGGAGAAAGCCACCCATACGGAAAAGTAATGGGAAAATGGGTACCTAGACCAATATGGCCACCAGGTCAGATGATGAGAATGGGAAACCCGCAGAAAATCATGCCAAATAACCAGAACTACATGATTACACCATACCAACAGCAAATGGCACATCAACTGGCACAGCAAATGAGCCAAATGCCGCCACAAATGACACACATGACAATGCCACAACCAGGAATGCCAGTACCACCAAATAAAATGCAAACACAGCACGGAATGCAAACACTAAGCCCGAAAATGGCGCAAATGATGCCGATGATGATGAGACCAGGAACATACGGACCGAAGGGACACCAACAAGGACAGCCAATGCCAAAAAGTATGAGACCAGTGCCAGTAATGCCAGGAATGCAGAACATGAACCCAATGATGTACGCACAAATGATGCAGAGAATGGCACAGAAGTCACCACCATACGTGAGAAACGCAATGATTAAAGCGAAAATGACGAAAACATCAGTGTCGCCGAAGAACATGGAAACGTTCCTGAACGATAACTCATCAAGAGATGAGAAGATCGACCTGAACGAACAGCTGAGagaagaaataaaaaagatacTAAACCAGGAACTGGATAGAATCAACGATCTATACACAGATAGAGTTAACTTTGAAAAGAAGGGGGAAGTAAATTTACTAAGTAAAAAAGAATTAAACGGaattaaagaaaatagtaacaatagtagagaggctgaagaaaaagaagaagtaaaAAGACCATTTACATACGTAAACGAGGATGAAATAGTAGAAGTGCTGATAGAAAGATTTAAACAAGTGCTGGAGGTGCTGTGGAGCGAGACGAAAAAGTGCCACGAATATAGCTTAGACGAAACGTACATCAAGCTGTCGACAATGATAAAggcagaagaagaggaaaataaCACGCCAAGGTCAAGGAAGAgaggaaagaagaagacgaagccGGAGCTGGTGGTGACGAGGAACTACAGTAGCCTTAAGACACTGTTTATGAAGAGAGACCAAATAGAAAAGTTAATGGCGTCATACAGAACAGCCTCAAGAACAACGGGAGGAAACAACTACTTCACATTCTCATCATTTAACACAGGGCCGATCCACAACGAAGGGGAAACCGTTAACGagggagaagaggaggacttgttcctgaagaaggCAATGGAGTACGCAGACGTGGCCTCGAACCAGAAAAACCTGGCGAACATCGTAACGGCGCTCGACTTCAGAGCGGCGCTGGCAGGAGACAGCCTGCTCGAATACCTGCCGGGTGTATTCAGAGAGACGCTGATGGAGGCAGTGAGCTACCTGCACTTCGACCTGGGAACGCCGCCGCCGATGTCCCCGAAGATGTCGAAGCAGGAGCCGGAGCAGGACGCAGTGCTGAACAAGGTCTACGACACGCTGCAGAGCTTCCAGAACTCGGACACTCCGCCGAAGCAGGCGCCCATGATGCCCGGATTCGCGCCGTTCGTGCAGAACTTCGGCGCCTTTAACCCGGACGAGAGGATGAAGGAGATGATGGCGGGCGCGGCCCAGGCGAAGCGGCCCTTCAACGTGCCGCCAGGGATGCCGATGTTCCCCGGCGTGCAGCCGATGCACAGGAGCGTGCCCGGAGGCATGCCGCCGAGTCTGTCACCGAGTCTTCGGCCAAACATGCCGCCAACTATGCCGCCGAATATGCAGCCAAACATGCCTCCTAATATGCCCCCAAACATGGCTCCAAACATGGTGCCCGGGATGCCCCCGGGAATGCAGAACCTGCCAGTGGGCGCAGGCAAGGGAGTACAGCTCCAGCCGGGACCGAAAGGCTTCAGCATTCCGCCAGGCATGATGCCTCCGCAGATGGTGATGCCGAACATGATGCCACCTCACATGGCGAACAACCAGTTTTATAAAGAGTAA
- a CDS encoding protein transport protein sec24-like produces MTSNRPNDRPGYTGRATNPFPNSQNQVHQSPFANTAPPHSQAAQSLPYPPGNYGQPMNPAPLGKVARKNIILGQFYPPSASQGPPPPPPPMGAAQPAVVNRAGAPGSGYANPPSVHFTASLDYSAQVPPAFSEPVPPPKMDELGQQVPGPGTTRPVTKTAAGQVFHENLAATTVGFKPDDSALDSVVLMNTTKNFVSLSVETLPATDQLYQKSNLTLSYTIAPLNQVEDVPLLNYGSEPITRCKSCRAYINPFVRTDPSKRFWLCNLCETSNELQGKYLSAFNHFYGSNHSAGNSEVDYELKCGVVEYIASADYTVRPPQPPVYLFLIDVSANAVNSRMVEMVCKTIKELILEGGFGTEDRTMVGIMTFDTSVHFYQISQGMDNFQLLIVSDLEDLFLPLPGDIVVNLEDSSQELLKLLEALPLLWKETTVNGSSMGSAIRSAHYAMKHVGGKLVVFTSSPCMYGDFSMTAAQKAATEPQTSTVLNLNKKPVTKVQPVEKCKDFSATMSQTQTSLDLFVCTPQQLNLEKLRFFATLTSGNIYYYPYKHHSENRKLVEELRHLVKRTTVWESVMRIRLSKGWKVTNWFGNCFLRGSDLMVLPTTSEDHTYTITFAPDASSGTTNTAATKKVMYIQTALLHTNSYGERRIRVFNTAIPVSNDLGTVLNSVNVEALVYNMLLGAIKVNYTSGKLVDARSYLTGSCSRVTSSMSILGSTADAVRVLALYVLGLLKSALFTEEHNHDLRVYLSTKFRSCKIDQVILYAYPQLYNLTNELNSQELLLQGLPLALESLVQECCYLLFNGEYVLLWVGKNVPNNFMQATFDVPSFEQLNVALVPHALEQMSTPNAHKLRMALETLRERLPPYVPLMVLKQNEADGLFYANLIQDKTQGMMVTFQEFFNSVQPRSTIQLNR; encoded by the exons ATGACGTCAAACAGACCCAACGATAGGCCTGGCTACACAGGCAGAGCGACCAACCCGTTTCCAAACTCTCAGAATCAGGTTCACCAAAGCCCCTTTGCGAATACAGCTCCTCCTCATTCGCAAGCAGCTCAAAGTTTACCCTATCCACCAGGAAACTACGGACAACCAATGAATCCAGCACCTCTAGGTAAAGTAGCacgaaaaaatattattttaggTCAATTTTATCCACCTAGCGCATCACAGGGGCCTCCGCCACCGCCGCCGCCTATGGGCGCAGCTCAACCAG CAGTGGTCAACAGGGCAGGAGCGCCCGGAAGCGGGTACGCAAACCCGCCGAGCGTACACTTTACAGCGAGCTTGGATTACAGCGCACAAGTCCCACCAGCATTCTCAGAACCAGTGCCTCCGCCGAAGATGGATGAACTGGGCCAGCAAGTTCCAG GACCAGGAACGACGAGACCTGTGACGAAGACGGCAGCCGGACAAGTGTTCCACGAAAATCTGGCAGCGACGACAGTGGGATTTAAGCCGGACGACAGCGCGTTGGATTCAGTGGTGCTCATGAATACCACTAAAAACTTCGTATCGCTGTCAGTGGAGACGCTGCCAGCGACGGATCAACTGTACCAAAAGTCAAACTTGACACTGTCATACACAATAGCGCCATTGAACCAAG TGGAAGACGTGCCGTTGCTGAACTACGGGAGTGAGCCAATCACGAGATGTAAGTCGTGCAGAGCGTACATCAACCCGTTTGTGCGCACGGACCCGTCGAAGAGGTTCTGGCTGTGTAACCTGTGTGAAACGTCGAACGAGCTGCAGGGAAAGTATTTGTCAGCATTCAACCACTTCTACGGAAGCAACCACAGCGCAGGAAACAGCGAAGTGGACTACGAGCTTAAGTGCGGAGTAGTGGAGTACATAGCATCAGCAGACTACACAGTGAGGCCGCCGCAGCCGCCAGTGTACCTGTTCCTTATCGACGTGTCAGCGAACGCAGTTAACTCGAGAATGGTGGAGATGGTGTGTAAGACAATCAAA GAACTGATACTGGAGGGAGGGTTCGGAACGGAAGATAGAACGATGGTAGGAATCATGACGTTCGACACCTCAGTgcatttttatcaaatctCGCAAGGAATGGATAACTTTCAACTGCTGATAGTATCGGACCTGGAAGATTTGTTCCTGCCGCTGCCAGGAGACATCGTGGTAAACCTGGAAGATTCGTCACAA GAGTTGCTTAAACTATTGGAGGCGCTTCCACTATTGTGGAAGGAAACGACAGTGAATGGATCCTCAATG GGAAGTGCAATTAGAAGCGCACACTACGCAATGAAGCACGTGGGAGGGAAGTTGGTAGTGTTTACATCCTCGCCGTGCATGTACGGAGACTTCTCAATGACAGCAGCACAGAAGGCAGCAACAGAGCCGCAGACGAGCACAGTGTTGAACCTGAACAAGAAGCCAGTGACGAAGGTACAGCCAGTGGAAAAGTGTAAGGACTTCAGCGCAACAATGTCGCAAACACAGACGTCATTAGACCTGTTTGTGTGTACACCACAGCAACTAAACCTGGAAAAACTAAGGTTCTTTGCAACACTGACATCAG GAAACATATACTATTACCCATATAAGCATCACAGTGAAAATCGGAAGTTGGTGGAAGAGCTGAGACACCTCGTCAAAAGAACAACAGTCTGGGAGAGCGTAATGAGAATAAGGCTGAGCAAGGGGTGGAAGGTGACCAACTGGTTCGGAAACTGCTTCCTGAGAGGAAGTGACCTGATGGTGCTGCCGACGACGTCAGAAGATCACACGTACACAATAACATTTGCGCCAGATGCATCGAGCGGAACGACAAACA CAGCCGCGACCAAAAAGGTCATGTACATACAAACAGCCTTGTTACACACAAATAGTTACGGAGAACGCAGAATACGTGTGTTTAACACAGCAATTCCAGTCTCAAATGATCTAG gtaCTGTGTTGAATAGTGTTAATGTTGAAGCGTTGGTATACAATATGTTATTGGGAGCGATCAAAGTTAACTATACAAGCGGAAAGTTGGTGGATGCAAGAAGTTACCTGACGGGAAGTTGCTCAAGAGTGACGAGTAGCATGAGCATACTGGGCTCAACAGCAGACGCAGTAAGAGTGTTGGCGTTGTACGTGTTAGGATTGCTTAAAAGCGCACTCTTCACGGAAGAACACAACCACGACCTGAGAGTGTACCTGAGCACGAAGTTTAGAAGCTGTAAAATAGACCAAGTGATACTGTACGCGTACCCGCAGCTGTATAACCTAACCAACGAGTTGAACTCGCAAGAATTGCTCCTGCAAG GCTTGCCACTGGCACTGGAGTCACTTGTCCAGGAGTGCTGTTACCTGCTGTTCAACGGAGAGTACGTGCTGCTGTGGGTGGGAAAAAATGTGCCAAATAACTTCATGCAAGCAACATTCGATGTGCCATCATTTGAACAGTTGAACGTAGCACTGGTGCCACACGCACTGGAACAAATGTCGACACCAAACGCACATAAGCTGAGAATGGCACTGGAAACACTGAGAGAAAGACTGCCACCATACGTGCCACTGATGGTGCTGAAGCAAAACGAAGCAGACGGACTGTTCTACGCAAACCTAATACAAGATAAAACACAAGGAATGATGGTGACATTCCAAGAATTCTTTAACTCAGTACAGCCAAGATCAACAATACAACTGAATCGATGA
- a CDS encoding uncharacterized protein (Skb1 methyltransferase family protein), with amino-acid sequence MKVEVSKSMRPPLNLGLKIDDPGDDKLIDIVRLIDGLGFSFVVLNLNSLASRSEPAGHNPSEEHSEPGIFSSDGSIDVFKNFSPLGRSDLALSNEIWTQRVVSFIKTNSFDTLKTQIEWSCYVSAHAILIDLEAILALNDSDLISETGTPMDVLDRLVHFCQMVSSYLSRGTPTTIWLSMDFCSQSWNTWYMVYELCGFSDKLKACLKLMPVETEIGMWRAEPVKCVMVSSSCFSSSGTRVKMDKNISDYLVFFMSRNLKVIVDSDLDYLDLVNDPAQDSGRMAPEAEMSVDSQIGIKDILGSIRKIYARLGPLTVQEHYGRGYEDVLQLPLQPLRDNLDSVTYNEFEKCSFKYNAYNTAINAFLGKCGTSLKTGETYLNEPEDRADLSGSMECSRPSADDRVHYIVYVVGAGRGPLVDITLELFRLNGITNFTVYVIDKNPYTMITLKDKMRRKTWSNVKLICTDMRYIKDVVRNSGTFRAEGTREDVVLVVSELLGPFGDNELAPECLYGFERNFGPSDRIQFIPESYTSFVMPLHAPQIWAKIKSFYNSKNFHMPYTVFLRSCCSAATEFMECFTFEHPGPGLRGDCEGRGSDGADPCERPSPSENYLERYRVIKFVAANDCYVHGFGAYFKCTLFDDVQISILPEDTENIKSWFPMFFPIEIPFFVKKSQVIALHVWRKTDPLRVWYEWAFTTPTTTAIHNVNGFSFSISKG; translated from the coding sequence ATGAAGGTGGAGGTTTCCAAGTCGATGCGACCTCCCCTGAATTTGGGTTTGAAAATTGACGACCCTGGGGATGACAAGTTAATTGATATTGTTAGGTTGATTGACGGTTTGGGGTTTTCCTTCGTTGTTTTGAACTTAAACAGCTTGGCCTCCAGATCGGAACCGGCTGGCCATAATCCCTCGGAAGAACACTCAGAACCCGGGATTTTCAGCTCTGATGGAAGCATAgatgtttttaaaaacttCAGTCCCCTAGGAAGGAGCGATTTGGCCCTATCAAACGAGATCTGGACCCAGAGAGTCGTCTCCTtcataaaaacaaacagcTTCGACACCCTCAAGACGCAAATTGAGTGGTCTTGTTACGTGTCCGCACACGCTATCTTGATCGACTTGGAGGCGATTTTGGCCCTCAACGACTCAGACCTCATTTCGGAGACTGGCACGCCCATGGATGTCCTGGACAGGCTGGTCCACTTTTGTCAAATGGTCTCCTCGTACCTGAGCCGCGGGACTCCTACGACCATTTGGCTATCCATGGACTTCTGCAGCCAGTCCTGGAACACCTGGTACATGGTGTACGAGCTCTGCGGCTTCAGCGACAAGCTCAAGGCGTGCCTGAAGCTGATGCCTGTGGAGACCGAGATTGGGATGTGGCGGGCCGAGCCTGTGAAGTGCGTGATGgtgtccagcagctgcttcTCCAGCTCCGGTACCAGGGTGAAGATGGACAAGAACATATCAGACTACCTGGTTTTTTTCATGAGTCGCAACCTCAAGGTCATAGTTGACTCCGATTTGGACTACCTGGATCTGGTCAACGACCCTGCCCAGGACTCGGGTCGGATGGCTCCCGAAGCGGAAATGTCGGTGGACTCGCAGATCGGCATAAAGGACATTCTGGGGAGTATTAGGAAAATATACGCGAGGCTAGGGCCGCTGACTGTGCAGGAGCACTACGGTCGGGGCTACGAGGACGTGCTGCAGCTCCCGCTTCAGCCCTTGAGGGACAACCTGGACTCAGTCACGTACaacgagtttgaaaagtGCTCGTTCAAGTACAACGCGTACAACACTGCAATCAACGCGTTCCTGGGCAAGTGCGGCACCTCTTTAAAAACCGGGGAGACTTATCTGAACGAACCCGAAGACAGAGCTGACCTGAGCGGCTCCATGGAGTGCAGTCGGCCGAGCGCCGACGATCGGGTTCACTACATTGTGTACGTCGTGGGCGCTGGGAGGGGCCCACTGGTCGACATAACCCTGGAGCTGTTCAGGCTCAACGGCATAACCAATTTCACGGTCTACGTCATTGACAAAAACCCGTACACGATGATAACCCTCAAGGACAAAATGCGCAGGAAAACCTGGTCCAACGTGAAGCTCATATGCACAGATATGCGCTACATAAAGGACGTCGTTAGGAACAGCGGCACCTTCAGAGCCGAGGGCACTAGGGAGGACGTCGTCCTGGTCGTCAGCGAGCTGTTGGGCCCCTTCGGCGACAACGAGCTGGCCCCCGAGTGCCTCTACGGCTTCGAGAGGAACTTTGGGCCCTCGGACCGAATTCAGTTCATTCCCGAAAGCTACACCTCGTTCGTGATGCCCCTCCACGCTCCTCAAATTTGGGCCAAGATCAAGAGCTTTTACAACTCGAAGAACTTCCACATGCCGTACACAGTGTTCTTGAGGTCCTGCTGCTCGGCCGCAACCGAGTTCATGGAGTGCTTCACCTTCGAGCACCCGGGGCCGGGGCTCAGGGGCGACTGCGAGGGCCGGGGCTCAGACGGCGCGGACCCCTGCGAGAGGCCCAGTCCCTCGGAGAACTACCTCGAGCGCTACCGCGTGATCAAGTTCGTCGCGGCCAACGACTGCTACGTCCACGGGTTCGGAGCATACTTCAAGTGCACGCTCTTCGACGACGTCCAGATTTCAATTCTCCCTGAGGACACCGAGAACATCAAAAGCTGGTTTCCCATGTTCTTTCCCATTGAGATCCCCTTCTTCGTTAAGAAATCGCAGGTCATTGCACTTCACGTCTGGAGGAAAACCGACCCGCTCAGGGTCTGGTACGAATGGGCCTTCACTACTCCGACCACCACAGCAATACACAACGTTAACGGATTCTCATTTAGCATCTCAAAAGGTTGA
- a CDS encoding fructose-bisphosphate aldolase 2, with protein MKYQKELIETANRLVADGKGILAADESNNTIKKRFDAVGVENTEANRAKYRSLLFNAPGLTKYISGVICFEETLGQKDTVSGKTLSETLKEKGLIIGIKVDKGLFELPVVGETITKGFDDLFERSSRFYEMGARFAKWRNVLTIDTAKGLPSRRAITMNAWNLARYALVCQAAGLVPVVEPEVLMDGTHTVEECEDVTRRVLMDVFRALNEYNVLLEGMLLKVNMVVPGAESASATDMSKVGSLTASCLLKTVPAVVPGVVFLSGGQSEKNATRNLNDINKFIQTVNNYSKRELTESGHECASKLWKLSFSYGRALQSSCLKAWNGKDENVESAQKVLLMMARNNWLAAQGKLTVDHENELDQLTKDLSKASLYEKDYKY; from the coding sequence ATGAAGTATCAGAAGGAGTTAATTGAGACTGCCAATAGGTTGGTGGCTGATGGCAAGGGGATTTTGGCAGCCGACGAATCTAACAACACAATCAAGAAAAGATTCGATGCTGTGGGAGTTGAAAACACTGAAGCGAACAGAGCAAAATACAGATCCCTCCTGTTTAACGCACCGGGGCTCACCAAGTACATTTCAGGTGTGATATGCTTCGAGGAAACCCTGGGCCAGAAGGACACCGTCAGCGGTAAGACCCTCTCGGAAACACTCAAGGAAAAGGGGCTTATCATTGGAATAAAGGTGGACAAGGGGCTGTTTGAGTTACCGGTAGTTGGAGAGACTATTACGAAGGGGTTCGATGACCTATTTGAACGCAGCTCAAGATTCTACGAGATGGGAGCGCGCTTCGCAAAGTGGAGGAACGTGTTGACAATAGATACTGCCAAAGGTCTGCCTTCTAGACGTGCAATTACTATGAACGCCTGGAACCTGGCGAGGTACGCCCTGGTGTGTCAAGCGGCTGGCCTTGTCCCTGTGGTGGAGCCCGAAGTGCTCATGGACGGAACTCACACGGTGGAGGAGTGCGAAGATGTCACGAGGAGGGTGCTGATGGACGTGTTCAGGGCACTCAACGAGTACAACGTCCTCCTCGAAGGAATGCTGCTTAAGGTTAACATGGTGGTGCCGGGAGCAGAAAGTGCGAGTGCAACCGACATGAGCAAGGTGGGAAGCCTGACAGCCTCCTGCCTGCTGAAAACGGTGCCCGCAGTGGTCCCAGGAGTCGTGTTTCTCTCGGGAGGACAGAGCGAGAAGAACGCAACGAGGAACCTGAACGACATCAACAAGTTTATTCAAACCGTGAACAATTACTCGAAACGTGAATTGACCGAAAGTGGACACGAGTGTGCGAGCAAGCTGTGGAAGCTATCGTTCTCGTACGGCAGAGCCCTCCAGAGCAGTTGCCTGAAGGCCTGGAACGGAAAGGACGAAAACGTCGAGAGCGCACAAAAAGTATTGCTGATGATGGCCAGGAACAACTGGCTGGCCGCACAGGGTAAGCTGACGGTGGATCACGAAAACGAGTTGGATCAACTGACGAAGGATTTATCCAAAGCCAGTTTGTACGAGAAGGACTACAAATACTAA
- a CDS encoding uncharacterized protein (prefoldin alpha subunit family protein): MTTAEEDPGRLSSDANTPRLENLSIQDLNLMILKLEEEVNELQSLVNALTIATERFQESKKALTELEKKNKEVQVPLTSLVYVPGKFLNWSKNMKLIGELSNPDKVLVSVGTGYYIEMDLKKADDYYDRRIRTVEEQMCKLQVILSGKAKQINQTYSYLDQKLSMLRSAQLASQSAT; the protein is encoded by the exons atgaccACGGCAGAAGAGGACCCTGGGAGACTTAGCTCAGATGCTAACACTCCGCGCCTAGAGAACCTATCAATACAGGATCTCAACCTGATGATTCTGAAGCTGGAAGAG GAAGTAAATGAACTGCAAAGCCTAGTTAATGCTTTGACCATCGCAACTGAGAGATTCCAGGAATCCAAAAAGGCCTTGACTGAACTTGAGAAGAAAAATAAGGAAGTTCAAGTGCCCCTCACGTCACTAGTCTACGTGCCAGGTAAATTCTTAAATTGGTCGAAAAACATGAAACTTATAGGCGAATTGTCGAACCCAGATAAGGTGTTGGTATCGGTAGGAACAGGATACTACATAGAAATGGATCTCAAAAAGGCAGACGACTACTATGATAG gAGAATTCGCACCGTCGAGGAACAGATGTGTAAGCTTCAAGTAATACTATCGGGGAAGGCTAAGcaaataaatcaaacttATTCGTACTTGGATCAGAAATTGTCGATGTTGAGGAGCGCTCAACTAGCGTCTCAATCAGCcacttaa